Proteins from one Marinitoga sp. 38H-ov genomic window:
- the fliI gene encoding flagellar protein export ATPase FliI produces MLNNYNDIFNNISKKIEDIDLFTLEGTVDRITGVVIESKGPDVSLGDLCAIYLKDGNISLCEVVGFVENKVLLMPFEDVHGLYVGAKVKKLNRKVSIGISQNLLGRILDGIGRPLDGKPLYTDKYRSIYSPPPNPLIRNKIEEPLPVGVKAIDGLITLGKGQRIGIFAGSGVGKSTLLGMIARNTSADINVISLIGERGREVREFIERDLGEEGLKRSVVIVSTSDQPALMRTKALLSATTIAEFFRDMGYNVMLMVDSLTRWAMAQREIGLSIGEPPATRGYTPSVFAELPKILERAGNSDKGSITAIYTVLVEGDDFNEPISDTVRGIVDGHIILSRRLAESSHYPAIDVLASISRLMSSVVSSEHLDAAYTVRDIMATYNDAKDLIEVGAYKEGTNKKIDIAKREINNINSFLKQSVFENPSFDEIIKQLIDLSKKMTN; encoded by the coding sequence ATGTTGAATAATTATAATGATATATTTAATAATATCAGCAAAAAAATTGAAGATATAGATTTATTCACTTTAGAAGGTACTGTAGATAGAATTACAGGCGTTGTTATAGAATCCAAGGGACCAGATGTGTCCCTTGGTGATTTGTGTGCTATATATTTAAAAGATGGGAATATTTCATTATGTGAGGTTGTTGGATTTGTAGAAAATAAAGTATTATTAATGCCATTTGAAGATGTACATGGATTATATGTTGGAGCTAAAGTAAAAAAACTAAATAGAAAAGTTTCTATTGGGATTTCACAAAATTTATTAGGTAGAATATTAGATGGAATTGGTAGGCCTTTAGATGGAAAGCCATTATATACTGATAAATACAGATCAATATATTCACCACCTCCAAATCCATTAATTAGAAATAAAATAGAAGAACCATTACCAGTTGGTGTAAAAGCTATTGATGGATTAATTACCCTTGGAAAAGGTCAAAGAATAGGTATTTTTGCAGGTAGTGGTGTTGGTAAAAGTACATTGCTCGGTATGATTGCAAGAAATACATCAGCTGATATAAATGTTATTTCATTAATAGGAGAACGAGGTAGAGAAGTTAGAGAATTTATTGAAAGAGATTTAGGCGAAGAAGGGCTTAAACGATCTGTAGTTATAGTTTCTACCTCTGATCAACCAGCTTTAATGAGAACAAAAGCTTTACTTAGTGCTACAACTATTGCTGAATTTTTTAGAGATATGGGATATAATGTAATGTTAATGGTTGATTCTTTGACTAGATGGGCTATGGCACAAAGAGAAATAGGTCTATCAATTGGAGAGCCTCCTGCTACAAGAGGTTATACACCTAGTGTTTTTGCAGAATTGCCTAAAATATTAGAAAGGGCTGGTAATTCTGATAAGGGGAGTATAACTGCTATCTATACTGTTCTTGTTGAAGGTGATGATTTTAATGAACCTATATCAGATACAGTTAGAGGAATAGTTGATGGTCATATTATATTATCAAGAAGATTAGCTGAGTCATCACATTATCCTGCTATTGATGTTTTAGCTAGCATTAGTAGATTAATGTCATCAGTGGTTTCTTCTGAACATTTAGACGCCGCATATACTGTAAGAGATATTATGGCTACATATAATGATGCAAAGGATTTAATTGAAGTTGGTGCATATAAAGAGGGAACTAATAAGAAAATTGATATAGCAAAAAGAGAAATTAATAATATTAATTCTTTTTTAAAGCAATCTGTGTTTGAAAATCCTTCATTTGATGAAATTATTAAACAATTAATTGATTTATCGAAAAAAATGACTAATTGA
- a CDS encoding sugar ABC transporter permease has protein sequence MKFSKYFLSPHAWRRTRESITGYLYILPSMMVLSIFVFWPIIYSFILSFFKWDFKNQANPQFIGLENYTSLFKLKHPVDINFDVAFLGTFFIVFFVAFLINTLLDLNRIKDKKVKNLFVINTIIGLISFIFWNNIPYTLQWILFIWLAFSYVVIAAMKKVEGTPDKLLLRLILFISIYIVGFNVIKIPEIITFLSVAKEEADFLKAIWNTSYYVLLSMPITIFLSLIIALLFYQEIKGKVIFRTIYFIPFVTSVVAVSLVWQWIFNDNGLLNYILSFFGVEKVLWLKDEKWTIPTIAIISIWKLVGYYSIIFLAGLQNIDKSYYEAAEVDGATSWQKFAYITWPLLSPTTFFILIVSMIGAFKVFSEIFVLYSGLPGPYNNSGLTVVYYVFEKFYGEQRMGQASAAAYVLFGIILIFTFIQFISGKNRVHYDS, from the coding sequence ATGAAATTTAGTAAATACTTTCTTTCTCCACATGCTTGGAGAAGAACAAGAGAAAGTATTACTGGATATTTGTATATTTTACCTTCTATGATGGTTTTATCTATTTTTGTTTTTTGGCCAATTATATATTCTTTTATTTTAAGTTTCTTTAAATGGGATTTTAAAAATCAGGCAAATCCTCAATTTATCGGTCTTGAAAACTATACTAGTTTATTTAAATTAAAACATCCTGTTGATATTAATTTTGATGTAGCGTTTTTAGGAACATTTTTTATAGTTTTCTTTGTGGCATTTTTAATAAATACACTTTTAGACTTAAATAGGATTAAAGATAAAAAAGTTAAAAATCTATTTGTTATAAATACAATTATTGGTTTAATTTCTTTTATTTTCTGGAATAATATACCTTATACTTTACAATGGATATTATTCATATGGTTAGCATTTTCATATGTAGTTATAGCAGCCATGAAAAAAGTAGAAGGAACTCCTGATAAATTACTATTAAGACTTATTTTATTTATTAGTATATATATTGTAGGTTTTAATGTTATAAAAATACCAGAAATTATAACATTTTTGAGTGTGGCTAAAGAAGAAGCAGACTTCTTAAAAGCAATATGGAACACTAGTTATTATGTATTATTATCTATGCCAATTACTATATTTTTATCTTTAATTATAGCATTATTATTCTATCAAGAAATAAAGGGTAAGGTTATATTTAGAACAATATACTTTATACCATTTGTTACTAGTGTTGTTGCTGTTTCATTAGTTTGGCAATGGATTTTCAATGATAATGGTTTATTAAATTATATTTTATCTTTCTTTGGAGTTGAAAAAGTACTATGGTTAAAAGATGAAAAATGGACTATTCCAACTATTGCTATTATTTCTATATGGAAATTAGTTGGATATTATTCAATTATTTTCTTAGCTGGTCTTCAAAATATTGATAAAAGTTATTATGAAGCTGCCGAAGTTGACGGCGCTACAAGTTGGCAAAAATTTGCATATATAACATGGCCATTATTATCTCCAACAACATTCTTTATACTAATAGTTTCAATGATTGGTGCATTTAAAGTATTCTCTGAAATTTTTGTTCTTTATTCAGGACTCCCTGGGCCATACAATAATAGCGGTTTGACAGTAGTATATTATGTATTTGAAAAATTCTATGGCGAACAAAGAATGGGACAAGCTAGTGCTGCAGCTTATGTATTATTTGGTATTATCCTAATATTTACTTTTATACAGTTTATATCAGGAAAAAATCGCGTACATTACGATTCTTAA